TCGTCGCGGATCTCGAAGCCCAGGCGTCTCAGCGCCTTGGTCGCACCGGCCGAGCCGCCCGGGATGTCGGCGGGCGTGAGCGTACGTCCGGTGGCGAGGCCGTGAGCGATGCCGGCGATCGCGGCGGCGTCGTACTCCTTGCCGTGGTGCAGCAGGACGTGGGTCGAGACACCGCCGCGCACGAGCATGTAGTTGGCCCCGCCGGCTGCGTCCCAGGTCTCCATCGCGGTCAGGACGTGGTCGCGGTCGATCGAGTTGAGCAAGGACACGACAGCAGGCTAACCCTGCTCGCCGACGACCGTGGGGGCGAGGCTCACGCGAGCGCCGCCAGCTTCTCCTTGACCTGCGCCACCGACGGGTTGGTCAGCGTGCTGCCGTCGGCGAAGAGGAGCGTGGGCACCGTCTGGTTGCCGCCGTTGGCCTGCTCGACGGTGAACGCGGCGTCCGGCTCCTGCTCGATGTCGACGATCGAGAACGCGATGCCCTCGCGGTCGAGCTGGCTCTTGAGGCGGTGGCAGTAGCCGCACCAGGGGGTGGTGAACATGGTGAAGGTCATGGGATGGAGTGTCCCCTCCGACGTCTAGGCTGGCGAACACCCCTCTCAACCACGACGTCGCAGGAGTTGTTCCGTTGCTCGAAGCGCTCGATCCCGAGCAGCGACAGGTCGCCGAGGCGCTGCGCGGGCCGGTGCGCGTCCTCGCCGGCGCGGGCACCGGCAAGACCCGCGCGATCACCCATCGCATCGCGCACGGCGTCGCCCAGGGCGTCTACGCCCCCACCGAGGTGCTGGCGCTCTCGTTCACCACGCGGGCGGCGGGCGAGATGCGCGAGCGGCTGCGTCGCCTCGGCGCCCCGGGCGTCCAGGCGCGCACCTTCCACTCCGCCGCCCTGCGCCAGCTCCGGTTCTTCTGGCCGCGGGTCCACCAGCGCGACCTGCCCGAGCTCACCGAGTCCAAGCTCGGCATGCTGGCCCTGGCCGCGCGGCGCCAGCGGCTGAGCGTGGACAAGGCGACGCTGCGCGACCTCGCCAGCGAGATCGAGTGGGCCAAGGTGTCCAACGTCGGTCCGGACGCCTACGCCGCGCTGGCCCGCTCGCGCGGCCGGGCCGTGTCAGGCCTCGAGCCCGAGGTCGTGGCCCGCGCGTTCGACGCCTACGAGGAGGTCAAGCGCGGCCAGGGGCGCATGGACATGGAGGACGTCCTGCTCTTCGGTGCCGGCCTGCTGGCCGACAACGACGCGGTGGCGGCGCAGGTGCGCCGGCAGTACAAGTGGTTCGTCGTCGACGAGTTCCAGGACGTCTCCCCGCTCCAGCACGCGCTCCTCGACCTGTGGCTCGGTGGCCGCGACGAGCTGTGCGTCGTCGGTGACCCCGCCCAGACGATCTACTCCTTCGCCGGCGCCGACGCGCGCTACCTCCGCGAGTTCACCCACAAGTTCCCCACCGCCACGAGCGTCGAGCTGGTCCGCAACTACCGCTCGACGCCGGAGATCGTCACCGCGGCCAACCAGCTGCTCGCCGGCACCGCCAGCAAGGGCGTCGACCTGGTCGCCCAGCGACCCGCGGGAGCGCGCATCACCTACCGCGAGGCGACCGACGAGGTCGCCGAGGCCGACGCGGTCGCCGAGCGCCTGGCGGGGCTGCGGGCCGCGGGCACCCCCGCCAGCCGGATGGCGGTGCTGCTGCGCATCAACGCCCAGTCCGAGCGCTTCGAGGAGGCGCTCGCGGCGCGAGGCCTGCCCTACGTCGTGCGTGGTGCGGCCCGCTTCTTCGACCGCCCCGAGGTGCGGCAGGCCATCACCCTGGTCCGCGGCGCCGCCCGCAGCGGTGAGGCATCCGGTCCGGTGGCGGACTCCGTGGTGGCGGTGCTGTCCCAGATGGGCCACTCGACCGACCCGCCCGAGGGCAGGGGCGAGGTCCGCAACAGATGGGAGTCCCTCCAGGCGCTGGTCGACCTGGCTGCCGACTTCGGCCGCGAGCGCCCCGACGCGGTCCTGGGCGACCTCGTGGACGACCTCGACCGGCGTGCCGGCGAGCAGCACGCCCCGGTCGCCGACGCGGTCACCATCGCCACCATCCACTCGGCCAAGGGCCTGGAGTGGGACGCCGTCTTCGTCGCGGGCATGCACGAGAAGATGATGCCGATCTCGCAGGCCCAGACGCCGGCCGAGATCGAGGAGGAGCGGCGCCTGCTCTACGTCGCCATGACCCGCGCCCGCGACGAGCTCGCGGTGTCCTGGGCGGTCGCGCGCGAGCCTGGTGGTCGGGCCAACCGGGGGAGCTCGCCCTTCCTGGCCCCGGTGCTCGACGGGGTGCCGGGCGTCTCCGGGCAGCGCCGCGAGCGGAGCAAGCGCAACCGCGCCGCGCTCCACTGCCGCGAGTGCGGGGGCGCGCTGTCCAACGCCCGGGAGAAGAAGACCGGCCGGTGCGCCGACTGCCCGGCGTCCTACGACGAGGCGCTGTTCGAGAAGCTGCGCGAGTGGCGCCTGGCGCGCGCGTCGGAGGACAGCGTGCCGGCGTTCGTCATCTTCACCGACGCCACCCTCCAGCTCATCGCCGAGCACGTCCCCAGCAACGAGTCCGGACTGCGCGCCATCAGTGGCGTGGGACCGAGCAAGATCAGCAAGTACGGCGATGAGGTGCTCGCCCTGGTCGCCGCCGAGTCCTCTCGCTGAGGGTTCGTCGGAGCGCCCACGAGCCTCGCGCGAGGCTCGCGGGCGGGCCGTCGCGGGGCCCCGGCGAAGATTCTCGAAGAAATTCTTGGTAATACCCATAAAATGGTTTGCCCCTGACGACACCCAGGGTCTAGCGTTCCACTCACAACAACCCGCGCACTGGGATCGCTGACAACGATCCGCGCCCGACGCACCGAAGGAGGTGGCCCCCATGGAGAACTACACGATGACGATGACGGCGTGGACGCCGTCCTTCGGCATGTCCACCCTCGGCCGCCCCTGCGCGCACACGCGCGCCCTCGGCGCCGGCGTGGTGGCTGTCCAGGACGCCGCCGCCATCGTTCGCATCAAGGGCGATTTCCCGGGTTCTCCTGCCTGGAGTCCGTCGAGCTAGGTCACACCTCGCATCGGCAGCCTCCAGGCCGCGGAACCCGACACCGGGATCCGCGGCCTTTTTGTTTGTCCCACCGATCCATTCCATCCGCGATCAGGTCAACGAGTAGGAGGTGAACACATGACCATCA
This genomic stretch from Nocardioides renjunii harbors:
- a CDS encoding mycoredoxin: MTFTMFTTPWCGYCHRLKSQLDREGIAFSIVDIEQEPDAAFTVEQANGGNQTVPTLLFADGSTLTNPSVAQVKEKLAALA
- a CDS encoding ATP-dependent DNA helicase UvrD2 — encoded protein: MLEALDPEQRQVAEALRGPVRVLAGAGTGKTRAITHRIAHGVAQGVYAPTEVLALSFTTRAAGEMRERLRRLGAPGVQARTFHSAALRQLRFFWPRVHQRDLPELTESKLGMLALAARRQRLSVDKATLRDLASEIEWAKVSNVGPDAYAALARSRGRAVSGLEPEVVARAFDAYEEVKRGQGRMDMEDVLLFGAGLLADNDAVAAQVRRQYKWFVVDEFQDVSPLQHALLDLWLGGRDELCVVGDPAQTIYSFAGADARYLREFTHKFPTATSVELVRNYRSTPEIVTAANQLLAGTASKGVDLVAQRPAGARITYREATDEVAEADAVAERLAGLRAAGTPASRMAVLLRINAQSERFEEALAARGLPYVVRGAARFFDRPEVRQAITLVRGAARSGEASGPVADSVVAVLSQMGHSTDPPEGRGEVRNRWESLQALVDLAADFGRERPDAVLGDLVDDLDRRAGEQHAPVADAVTIATIHSAKGLEWDAVFVAGMHEKMMPISQAQTPAEIEEERRLLYVAMTRARDELAVSWAVAREPGGRANRGSSPFLAPVLDGVPGVSGQRRERSKRNRAALHCRECGGALSNAREKKTGRCADCPASYDEALFEKLREWRLARASEDSVPAFVIFTDATLQLIAEHVPSNESGLRAISGVGPSKISKYGDEVLALVAAESSR